Genomic window (Helianthus annuus cultivar XRQ/B chromosome 3, HanXRQr2.0-SUNRISE, whole genome shotgun sequence):
AAAGCTattaaaagctccatgccaaacataccccaTATCCTTTTTGGTTATTTTACTTTTCCCAGCACAAAATCTAATCCAAACACCCTTTTATAAAACTTAATTTGAAAAAGTCATAAGGGTGAGCGGAGTGGGGCGGTAAACCCACTCGGTACCGCACCCACATCCACCGCCAACATAGTTTACTGATCAATGTTACCGAAATGGGGGGGGGGATTTCGGTGAAGGTTTACTGAGTCGGTGAGAGGGAGGGAAGGGGGAGAGAGAtgggtgtgtggtggggtccattccttctcaaccaatcacacattttttttaaatagtttacctaaacTCCATTAGGTAAACCACCGTCAACGTTTTTGAGCATTAGGTAAACAATTTAGGTGAATTGACGTGGCACTATCTTATTGGGTGAATGGGGAGTTTACCTATTCCAAATAgtaaccactcccttcaccctaaGTTAATAAGCACTTTTAACAAAAATCACTTGTAGAGttaaataagcaatcccaaacgcCCTCTTAATAGTTTCAAACTAAAAACAAGACACCATAAAGAGAAATTTTGCAACAAAAGGTGATATAGTGGATCATTATGTTGTATACTTTCAAAATAAAACAGACAAGATTTGAAGAATATAAGAGAATTACTAACTGGAATGTTCACTTCAATTTGGTGTTTGATAATAATGCCATAAAAGATTACTCTTATAACTTGATAATTAAGAGTTATTGGTTAATTATGATAGCTTGATAACTAAAGTAACTTATAATGAATAGTCACAAGATCATATAACTAAACCATGATTACCTTTAGACCCTGAGAAAGGGTTCGGTCACCCGGTCCATGGGTCTTTAGCCATTCAGTTGCTACAATATCGTTACCAAGCGCGTCCTTTGCGGGGGTACCACCGCCTCCACCTCCTGAACTGTTATACACAAACACACATCACACAAAAACAAACCTAAGTACATTAACAAATGTCTTAACCATGACCACAGTGGTAAGCATGAGTCAGTTTGGTTACGAGTCAAAACTGAATTCATAATCAATGATTCGATTACAAACAATGTAGTTACTAATTAATGCGGATCAGTTAATTCTGTTAACTGCGGGTTCAGAGCTTGAGCCTGTTTTAGGATTTTGTTCAAACAAAAACCAACCAAAAAAAAACTGGTATCTCACATATAACATATGATTTGAAAAATATAAAGTTTGAATTTAATGGCAATTCCGTTCGGTTATCTCGACATGTAATGATGTAAAACTAGTGCCCGACCCAACATTGATTTTCTGGCCAAGGGAGAATTAACCAAACTATTAAGTGGGACGATCGGAGTTCTTGCCTAAAATTAGACTAACTTTTTAAGGAGACCACCCACCAATAAACACATATAAAAACTtggttataaaaaaatcatacatATTCTATCTCTTTATTTTCTTTAAATATAAAACTTGGTTATAAAAAAATTAGTATTAaataccattttagtccctgtggtttaggctattttgccagtttagtccaaaggtttgaaacgttgacattttagtccaaatagtttcaagcgttgccattttagtccacttggttaactccgtccattttttatgttagctagaagggtgattcgatcattttatatggtcgaagTGCCCTTATGATtaacataattacatataaaatgaccgaaatgcACTTCTAATTAACAAAATAAAGGGATAGAGTTaatccagtggactaaaatgataacgtttaaaactatttggactaaaatgacaacgtttaAAATCTTTAGACTAAACTagtaaaatgacccaaaccacagagactaaaatgacatttaaatCAATTATAAACTAACCACATATATTCTATCTCTTACTTTTATTAAATACATcttatattatattatagtaTCGTTTTATAATTCCTAAACCTTCATTCCTAACCAGTTTAACATTTTCTTTATTCAACGTTGTAATACACGAATTTCTATCCTAGTTTATATTGTTTCGGTTGTTTATAGCGGGAAAGAGATGAAACAAATTATTACCCAGGTGGAACAAAGAAATAGGTATAAGGAAGCAACATCCCAGTAGTAGGTAGACCAATAGCACCAAGAAGCAACAAATTCATAAGTTTCCTCTTCTCCATATCTGGAACCCGATCAGCCGGAATACTCGCCGCCTGACACGTCACCTTCATCCCTCTTTCTCTTCCCGCCAATTGGGGTTTTCCGGCAGATTTTGCCATCAGCCCTTGGGCCGGCAAGAACGGCCCATTGTTACCAGATCGCAACTGTTAATAAATGGAAATATATGTGATTATGAATTAAGACATAATCAGCAGCAgctatatgtatgtatatgaagAAGTGGAATGGAATATTATTAATATTACCTGAGTAGGAGTTGTAGGAGAGAGAGTAAAGGCAGCCATTGGAGTAGAGAGTAGAAGAGAGGTGAAATGAATGAATAATATGAAGAGAGAAGATGGATGGATAAAATGAATGGTGGATGGAGAAGATGTGTTGTTACACAACCACATATTCCATATTCTAGATATCacctattttttattttattttatttttctcttGATTTTCTATTAGGATTTTGGTTTAGAAGTATTCAAGTTGATGGTTGGTGTTTTTTTTAATAGGAAATGTTACATAATCTCTATCTCTAAATTTCACTAAATTTATCATATGTCAGAACTCTCTTCCTAAAGTGGTGATGGCTATGGTTGGTGTTTTTAAATAGAGGAAACTAGCTTAAGATCCCACGAGCTTCGCGGGTGgtttaacacaaacatataatatatacTGGCAATGAGATGAGCTTTGTAATGAAAGAACTTTTCAATATAAAcgtataaaaatataatttttctcACTTAGGTAAATATGTCTTGATTTATTTTTTATAGGTATTGAGATGTTATTATATAAATGATTTTATAGCAATTTTTAGAACCCGGAtagatttcatttttttttaattatttttttataactttggttatttgatatatatttttttaaataaagcattTTTAACCAGTTTTGACCTTAACGTATATTGAGCAGAACACATATGGACATGAACCTATTTTGAGCAAAACCCGTTTTGACTGACCCGAACCTATTTTGACCTTAACATATATTGAGCAGAACACATATAATCAATAATCAATGAAATAAATCATATAGTAAAGCTATTTATGATTAACACATAACTAAATCATACAAAAAGTAATTTATTCGTTACACATGCTAATTGACAAATACTCTTTGCTACAAAGTAATCACCGGTAGGATTGGGTGGTGGAGTTCTTTGACCGAGTGTTTTCGCTATTGGACTGAAACAAATCCGGTTTTGATCCAAGTTTCATGAACTTCATCTTGAAAAGCTGGAACTTAGTTCACCTTCAAGACAAAATCAAAATTCGAAACAACCCGTAAACTTAATGGACTTGATCATCTAATTTACATAAAACATTAGTGTATAAGTTCCCTTCGATATACATGTGAACCAACAATGAACGTCATTCATTAGTCTGTTTCGGTTCATGTACCATTGCATAACATATGTAAGTAGCCATTGAGCCGGGAATATCATGAGCCTTGAGTGAAGTAGATGTTCAAAAGCATCTTGAAGGATTTAACCAATTAACATAACTGAGCTGGTTTTATGAGAGTGACCAATTCAGATGCATTGTATAACTTGAGTAGCCTTATTCAACCCATTTAGCAAAGTAATGATCTAAATCGACCCATTTGTTAAAATTTAATCATGATTGGAAGGTGTAGTTTACAATTAAAAATAtgaaaagaagattaaaaaagacagaaattaaatTCAATTAGAAGACAATAGACACTTTATTACATTTTTCTTTCATACACAAGGTATAACTGCAAACTTTGTTAAAGTGAAAATGGTTGTATAACATTTAatattcatcatcaagcatgcaATATCTTTTTAGCACATGCAGCATGTCTCTAACACCTTTTGTGAATAAAAATTAGTATTGAAGAGGGACATTATAGTTAAAAGGAGACTCAAGAAAGTAGCTACAAGTGATAGAATCGTTGTCACCCATTTCCATTTCCATATCTTAACATATCAATATCAaattacaaaacttcaaaatcaatttttgAGCAACAGTTGAGATCAAATTACTAACCCAGTCACCTAGGAGACTGAAGAAAATGTGATTGTGCAGGTCTTTATTAACCGTAGAGCATGAATGTGATCACCACTATGTTCAAAATCATCACAGATAATATCTTCAAGCTGTTACACCAATTGCAAAAGTTGGTAATTTTTATAATGCTTCAAGCATGTAGTAGGTGTACAAAGGAAGCACAATATAATTAAATGCAAGTTCCACATATGACAATACTTATCCACCTCACAAAACACGTGCAATTCAATGCCATTAGCAAATGAAAACTTCATAGCAGCTCGAAGTAATCTCCACACCTACAGGAGCATCAAACAAAGTGAAACCCCCAAAAAGTAATACCAGGTAAAATTATAGTGAAAAAGCTGAGGTCTTTAAACCCATTCAATATAATGAGGTCAATGCATATAGCCAAATATAAGTATCGGACATGGTAAAAGATTAAAGAAGTAAAAAAGGATAGCACAACCGTAATGTAACCAATAAAGGTGGCAATGTCAACCTGTTAATATAAATGAGTTATTGTGTATTCTATTTGTTTAATAACCGATCAACTGAAGGAAAAATCGTATCAATGAACAAAAATGTTCAGACGTGTTAACAGGTTATAGGAATCAAAAGTCGTCGAaatctattttatttaaaaaaactactATTTTTATTTAGTAACTTATTTCTTTTAACTGTATTTTACATGTGAACTATTTATAAAGTTTAAGAAATACACAATAAATAACCTGTTTCAGTTGAGAATGGATATCCGATGTTTCAATTGGGAGTCGCCATGCTCTAGAAAACGCAAGACCCTCGAATCTTTTAATGCATTGATGATTCTCTGTGGAATAACAATTATTAAAAGAAGATTATCGATTCAATTGGATTGTAGATGCTTCAAGTAGAGGAAGAAGAAAGTGATATCTAGAGTTTTGACCTACATCGACTAATGGTATTTGTAGTGAAT
Coding sequences:
- the LOC110929744 gene encoding cytochrome b6-f complex iron-sulfur subunit, chloroplastic, which produces MWLCNNTSSPSTIHFIHPSSLFILFIHFTSLLLSTPMAAFTLSPTTPTQLRSGNNGPFLPAQGLMAKSAGKPQLAGRERGMKVTCQAASIPADRVPDMEKRKLMNLLLLGAIGLPTTGMLLPYTYFFVPPGSGGGGGGTPAKDALGNDIVATEWLKTHGPGDRTLSQGLKGDPTYLVVENDRTLATYGINAVCTHLGCVVPWNKAENKFMCPCHGSQYNNQGKVVRGPAPLSLALAHADIDDGRVVFVPWVETDFRTGEAPWWS